GCCCCCTGAAGGACGTCATGCTTGCGTGGTCTTGTGTTATCTAAAATAATAGGACTAATTGCCTATGTAGGATACAGGGTGGGTGAAGGGCATAttgttatgattttattttgttttattctgtcGTTCCGACAGATTGTTGCTCGACAACACTTGACACACATGATGAGgttcttcctctctctggtACTTACATTTAGCAGCACACCAATTGGATGACGCCCACAGATGGTGTTGCGATACTTCTTCAAGTAGTTGGTAAAAGACATAGGATCCAGCTGCTCTATAATGCTCATCCCCTACAGaagcagtgggggaaaaaaagctgaatGGAAGTCATACATTCTTAATATACTCCAATATCCTCAAAGCACTTCTGTTCTTTGTAGGCAGCTTATATTTTCATAGATAAACAGGCTTTTTACACAGAAGACATTTGGACTTGTCAAAGCAGGACAGTCAAGGGAAATGGACAGACATACAATAGCATCCCAGTGATCCATAACAGAGAAGCGGCCTGCACAATAGCATGACctctaaactgtgtgtgtttttaataacaTGTCAACTGCCCACTGTGTACAGAACCTATCCTTGTGTTCTCATGAGACATGATTGTGTTTAGTTTCAATTTATACTAAAAATaatcaacatatttttttcttctacacGAATGAATTACCATTTTATCAAGATGCTCAATGGATCTGTAGATCTCCCCTTGAGATTCATCATAATATGTGTAGCGAAACCGCTGACctttaaaagagaaacacacagaattacacagacatacaagtaacaaaatacagttttactgtataaatcatcatcattcaaacatgtcagcacttgtatttgttttgttttttttgttttttttacatacccCAGTGGCAGAAGTCAGATGAGATGATGAAAAGGTTAGAGGGGTCTGCTAGGTACTTGCTGAGCACCTTCCCATATTCCTGTTCCTTCGATTCACTCAGAGCACCCACAAGCACAGGAACGATACTAAACTCATCTTTGTGGCTGTAATATCAGATAACTTCATTAACACATTTATAGCTCATGTGTCTTGTCAATCAACACAGGCTTCAGCTCAACCCGTCTGGACAATATACTGTAAGCTGAGCTAATGTGCTGAGTTCAATTCATACTATGCAATCTCTGCTTACTGGAACCAAGAAATTCCTTTGACTCCAGCCAACCTGACAGAAGGTTGTATCAATTATGCATATCATACTTTCCATGTGTCCCTGCACCAGAGTGACTCGCTTTATAGTATGTACAGAAAGGCAATGTTAAAGGGGAAAAGGTACTAGATTTTAGTGTACTGCGTTCTTGTATGTCCATAACATACATGAAAAAGTGCTTTTGGATTACTGAATGCCACTCCCATGTGCATTACCTCTCCATGGCTTTAGCAGTGTAAGGCAAGTGCATTTCAATACTGtgctcatcttcatctgtctgCAGAGTCATCCTCTCAAACAACCCAGTTTTCCAAAGGTCAGCATAAACTGCAAAAGAGAAGATTTACTTTAATTTGTATATGTTAACATGACTATGTCTAAATGAATAAGTAATTTGTGGAGctgagacattttttaaaactaaaaaatgaTCTCACAAGTGCCTAGCTGAGCAAAATCTAAACACTGAGAAAGCCTTTTTCCCCAAGAGTCTGGTCCCTGGAGGATAATTAAAAGCGAACTGCCTCACAAGACCACTTGAGGTCTGCATGTTGGAGCTTTACTAAGTATAAACTTTAACAATTACAATAAAGAAATGGTCAAACATGGCTTTAAGCTTGCTTTTTTCACCTTCCGATTCAGAACAACTgagaaaatgtgtttcattttgttttggcgTGCAACATTCACCGCATTCTACAATACACACCAAACTGTGGTCACatacaaaaacaagacacacatgcataaacagaaaataaatgagtGCAAGCTGCGATTTACCCTTCTGGTCAATTCTCAGGTCATACAGGGGTGTTCTATAGATCTCTGCAGGTGACAGGGCACAGCGGGAGAGGGGCACATGGTGTGAAGGTCCCAGGATGAACACCCTACGACTGAAGGGTGACATGACTTAATCCCACCGTGCTTACTGAACATACACCACTTCCACTTGATTCTACACTAACATTGGGGAAGAAGAATTTAAAGAGATCATACTTATGCTTTTTGTTGCTTCAGAGTGTTCTATAGTCTTTTTTGTCCATGCCAAAGGATGCTTGTGTCAAAACTGCCTATGTGTTTACAGCCCAAGCCTTTTGTCAATTACACTTCTATATTACCAGGtaacacattttcataatggCTGCTTGGTAAGcatgtcacaaacacacaatgggCCACTTGACCAATCAGGGTGGACTTGGTTTGAGCAAGGGGGATCAGAAAGGAGCTAAAATGGAGCATTTCAGACAAAGAGTAAAAAGATGCTACAGTGATATACAGTGTCAGAGACATCATGTGTTCTTTGAACCCTTGTTAACGCTCTGTAGTAGGCACATGACATAAAATGTGACCCTGTAAATAAGCTAAACATGACcttttttgataaaaaaaaaacagttttttttttaaaagagtctgaaaacaacaaaaagacttACGTAATTGAGGGATCAACCTGCTTGTAGGCATGTGCTGCACAAGCACCACAGTAGGTATACCCAGCAtggctgcaaacaaacaaaatatgtcAAATTAAAATGGTGCTGTATTGCAGGTGTTGTATTGCATGTTCGGATCCGGAATGCTTACGGCGCTATGATGGCTCTAGCAGGTCTGATTGTGGACTGTGCTTGGGACAGCCAGCCTTCTAGTTGTGCATTCAGCTGGGATCCTGAAAAGGgtagacatttaaaaaaaaatgtggcgACAGCAATCAACAGTGACaagggagggggaaaaaatgtagTAAACAAAGACAATTCAATTTCATAGGCACAG
This Parambassis ranga chromosome 15, fParRan2.1, whole genome shotgun sequence DNA region includes the following protein-coding sequences:
- the memo1 gene encoding protein MEMO1, whose product is MSNRVVCREASHAGSWYSASGSQLNAQLEGWLSQAQSTIRPARAIIAPHAGYTYCGACAAHAYKQVDPSITRRVFILGPSHHVPLSRCALSPAEIYRTPLYDLRIDQKVYADLWKTGLFERMTLQTDEDEHSIEMHLPYTAKAMESHKDEFSIVPVLVGALSESKEQEYGKVLSKYLADPSNLFIISSDFCHWGQRFRYTYYDESQGEIYRSIEHLDKMGMSIIEQLDPMSFTNYLKKYRNTICGRHPIGVLLNAVAELRKSGLEMNFSFLNYAQSSQCRNWQDSSVSYAAGALIVH